One Hemitrygon akajei chromosome 14, sHemAka1.3, whole genome shotgun sequence genomic window, tggagtatagcatacagttatggtcacctcacagtaggaaggatgttgaggcttcacagagggtgcagaagaggtttatcaggatgcctcctgttttagagggcatgtgctatcatgagaggttgAACAAATTGGGTTGTTCTCTTTGGAGTGGTTGAAGCTGATAGGAGATCTGATAAGATTATGAAATGTGTAGACTGAGTGGACAGGGAGTACCTGTTACCcaacatctcccctcagcctccaccactcctaAGAAAACAagtcaagtttgtccagcctctcatgacattcattgaaggtgagaggggataagttTGGCGGGGAtgtgaggagtaagtttttttactcggagagtggtgggtgcttggaatacgCAGCCTGGTATGGTGGCAGAGACAAATTAATCAGAGGCTTTgaagagatatttagataggcacatgaatgtgaggaagattgagggacaaggacattgtgcaggtaggagggattagtctCTGGGTGGTTTTGATTTACTTTGTAGCTcatttggcataacattgtggccaCCGAgcctgttcatgtgctgtatTGTCCTATATTCATCTCTGAGGTATTGAGATGGAAGGTGAGTCAGAGACTATGTGACTCTATGTGAGGAAGATAGGAGATGCAGAGTAGAAGGTTCTACAGGCACTGGTCCAATGCTCTGGATGTTGTGAACTTGATACCCGTGATGTTGAGGAATAATAAAATAGTTTGTCTGTCCCACGTGATTGTTCTCAAAATTTTGGTTTCCTTAACTTACCTTTATGAACTATGTTTTACTTGTAAAAGttgctctcaaaatttctctttaTTTCAATAAGGATAGCAGAGCAGTTAGCACGACAATCCTGAGTGTTATGActcagggtgtcagagattggagtTCAATCCTGTTGTCCTTTGTCAGGAGTtagtacatcctccccatggaacgtgtgggtttctctgggtgctccggtttcttctcacagtccaaagatgcattggctagtaggttaatagaccattgtaaattgtcccgtgattgcgTTAATGTTATATCAGGGGTTGCTGAGCTTTGCTAAGCAGTACGGTTTGAAGGGTCAGAAGGGTTTATTCTGCACTGTCtctacaaataaaataaattcttcTACAAATAGGCAAGAATGTAGCAGATGGAGAATATCATGGGAAACAGTGAGATTATGAACTTTGCTCAGTGAAAAGGGTAGTTTACACTTTacgaaaacaggaaatgctgttgAGAAGAGGGATCTCAGTGTGGGGGTTCCTGAACTGTGGAGAGTTTCATACAGAGAGAGTGAACAATAAGGAAGCCAAGAGGTGAGCGGCTATAATTGCAGGAAAGTTGGAGTAGGTTGGCTGATACTTTAATTGGTCTGAGTGAGACCCATTTGGAGTGTGCATTTTTGTCTCTGTACCTGAGGAAGGACACACTCACCATGGAGACAGTGCACCATCAATCCACTCTCACAGGGTCAGAGGAAATTTATGGCTGAGAGGTAGCCCCCTTGGTGTCAGTGGAAAGTCAGCATACCCCATCTCACACCATGTCCATTGCACAGTTGGTCACAATTCCTCAATGATACATCTCAATGTTGAAGTTCTGTTTAATGTGATGAGGGTTTCTGCCTCTATATCCAATCAGGAAGACAGTTCCCCACACCCATCACCTTCTTAGTTAAATAAAATCACTGTTCTATAAAGTTGTTTCTCAAGTATCTAACAACATTTACTCATCTATTGAAGCAGCCATGATGTCCTCTCTCAAGCATTTTGTTAACATCTTTATTTTCTAAAACTAATATTCACTCCTGACACCTTGATTAAAGACCCCATAATGTTAATTGTTCGTCAGATACAATTCCTCGAATAACTTCCAAACTCTAAATACTAATTCTTTCCATCCATCAGATCTATTTCTCCATCACCAATGTCTCACTGTGACGTGTAGTTGCCAGGTTTAGCACCCGCCCTcattgtaaacaaggacaagggTGTCAACAGAAATCCCTCAGCTCTCTGACACTATGCAGTGGGCAAAGACCATTGGACAACTTCTATAGCTCCCTTAAGTTTCTGGTGTGGTGTCTATCTGGGAATGGTGCTTCAATTATTTCACTTGATTTAACTCTTAATTCCATTTTAAATGAAAGGGATGGGCAATTCCTCGGAATTGGAAGAGACTCTGCGGTCCTTTGGAGAATTAACCAGAGGACCTTGTGAGGTCGGCTGGTTTGTATATCAGCGTACAAGATCCTGTTACCGCTGTTTCAATTCCACGAAAACATGGAAAGATGCTGAGGTAAGTCCCAGAAACCAGTGACTGATCTTGGAGATCTGGTGACTATTGGTCTCAGCTGGTTCATTTCTATAAACTCAGAGCACAATCTCCAGCTGAAGTGTCTATGTTGACTCCCTGTGATCCAGGGTGTGTTTCACTGAATCTGTAGGCTCCAGTTTCTATCAGTCAGATCCATAGTTGAAATATTGTAGATTTTAGAGTCCCAGGTCATATCGCATGGAAATGGacacttcagcccaactcatctatACTGACATTACTGCCCGACGAGCCAGTCACATCTGTCTGCCTTTGACCAACAGCCCTCTAAgccatgtacttatctagatgGCTTTTGAATGCTGCTACTGTTCCTCCCTCAAGCACTATTTCTGGAGCTCATTCCAACCCAAGTGAACaacactctttgtgtgaagaagctgccTTTAACCCCTTTAATTCTATTTCTTCTgatcttaaaatgatgccccctttTTTTTTAGCACCTCCTCCATGAGAGAAAGACCATGTGATTTCACTTTCTAGTTTAATAACTTCTTTCCTATAACACggcaaccaaaactgtacacaatacttcaagagcagcctcaccaatgctttgttTGACTGCAGCTCAACTTCCCAATGCCTGTACTCAGTGGCCTGTGTGATGAAGTCTGCCGTGCCAAACTCTTTCTTCACCATCCCTTCTACTTGCGATGCAACTTTCAGCAAATTGTGCCTTGCAGGTTCTTAACATTCCCTATTTTAGCACTAGCTGTAAACTAAGTAATCATCCCTTGCACATTCACatcaagatcattgatataaagtAGAAAGTGATAAAGGGGGAAACTCCACATCCAGGAGTTAACACAGAGCTGGTTTTGACACCAAAGAGCCTGAAGAAGGTGAACGCTGTATCTCAGGACCAAAGTTGCAGAATTTCCAACATCAGGTTAGACAATTTACTGAGGGCCCTGTGGAAAGATGTAAAATTCTCATCAAcccatcaattatatatattttttaaagatGTCCTGCAACAGAGAGAAACATTATGGACAGCTGGCTTCGGTGACTTCATGTGAGCACAACGAGTTCATTTCCAAGGTGGTGAAACGGGTGACCAGAGGTTCACGAGCAGTTTGGATTGGCTTCAAGGACTTTTGCAAGGTAAATTAGCAATGACATTACATTGCCACCACAGTTAGAATTTTACCTGATGTCCTGAAGAGTAACAGCGGGGAGACAGTGAAATGGTTGTTTCTGGGTGTATCCGAGTGATCCAGGGACACGAGTTTGAATCCCATCCCAGCAGCCATGGAATTTTGGATTTAAGTAAACGAAATGCAGTAAATTGGAGGAAAATAGTTACCATCAGTAATGGTGACAATGAAACCACTAGACTGTTGTAAAAACTCATCAGGTTCTACAGGGTGAGGAATCTGTCATCCTTCCCCAGACTGGCTTCACTGTGACTCCAGAGATCCATCAATGTGTTGACTCTTACCTGCCCTCTGAAATGGTCAGAGAGTGATCAGGGAAGGACAATAAATGCTGCTCTGACCAGTGTCACTGAGTCCTTTCTCAATTATTTAACCACCTTTCTTTGAGAGATCAAATTTTGTGTTTatgttcacacacaaaatgctggagggattcaacaggccaggcaccatctagtTTGTGGTAATGGTCAATGACTATCTTTCCCCTCATTTTCTGAGTTGGCATTATTCCACTTCCGTGACCTTCACTCTCAGATCTGATTTCTTTCATTCTGAGGATTCTGTTACTTCCACGAGATTTCCTCCACCCTCTCAGTCAATCATTTAAAATCTCATTCACTGCCTGGTTTGAACCGGCTGCTTGTATTCTGGTCTCACTCACGATCATGTCCATCTCCGCCCTGTACCAATAAATGCCAGGTTACTCAGTGTTCCTACAGAAATAATCACCGATTTATACCCCACAGAATGGGAATTTCTTGTGGAGTGATGAAACTTCAGTCAGATACATGAACTGGGCTGAAGGAAGACCTCTGGATCCTAAACGTAAACAACTCTGTACGTACACTAACAGCGGTAAGTATATTTTAGTTCCTTTGATTTTTGACATGGCATTCAACAGGACATTGTCAAAATATGCCGGGCTTTACTCAGAGGGACTGAATAAACCCCATGAGTACAGTGCTTTGCAGAACTAAACTCATTGCCCAGCAGTTAGAGGAGGGTAAATGGGATGTAACGCCAggatcaggggaacagacagtgtatgaaaatgaaaaaaagcagacaatgctggaaatctgagataaaaGCAGCATTTTCACAAAGcattcatcaggtcaggcagcatctatggagagaacaacagagttaatatttcacatTGAATATCCTTATTCAGGATCAGCTGAGTGTAACTGTGCGGGTGGAGAATCACACAAGGGTTGTAACATCAGGTTCTGAGGAACCCTCAGTATGacactgcagttaaagaagatcaTAGAAGTGAAACAAAAGTTCTGACTGAATGGAGTATGAAAGCAGAAACATATCGTTTATCTTCTGCATAACTCCATGTGGTATTCCGAACCAACCAATCCACTGCAGAATTATTCCCCAAGTGATCTGTCACAGAAGTTCCATCTCTCAAGATTCCAGACTCTGCTTCCATTTGAATGTCCGCGAAAGAGCGAGGGTTCAGTTTATCTCTGATGGGACAGAAATGGTGTCCGGTTCACAGTGAGTTCCAGCCCAGGGTGAGCCAGCCACATTGGCCTGGAACAGCTCAAACACCCAGTGAATGTTGAGAGGTGTCAGATTTCAACAACACAAACTCAGAGTGCACATGGACCACAACAGGAAGTGACTCCCTTTATTTACACAACAAACTCATGGattcaacagaaaatgctggaaacactcagcaggtgaggcagcatctgtgaagagtgaAATAGGGATAATGTTTCTGTTAATGACCTTCCTGTTGTTCTCTCTACAcctactgcctgacctactgagtatttcctGCATTTCCTTCAGATTTCCAAAATTGATAATAATTTGCTGATCTACATCTTGGTAAATGTTGGAttcattttctctgtttctagGTTTCAGTACTTGGTTTGATATTAATTGCAATAGTCGTCTGTACTATGTCTGCGCCTACAAATATCACTGAATTTGGAAGACTCCTGATTCATCCACTCATCATTTCCAGCTGTGGATTCAGTACCTTAATTTCTTTGTAGCCACTCTCACTGTCTGTGGTGACTGTACTCACTCAGTTTCCCAGCCAATAATAAAGAGAATTGCATCCTGAGCTGTGTGTTTGTTGCTGTGTGAGTCCAGTTTCCAGCAGCTTCCTGtcccactgttgcttcccctccAGTTCTACACTCAGGAGAAGGTGGCCACACTTGGTGTGTTGGGTCCTGTTCACCACACATAGAGGTGAGACAAAGGCTGTTGAGAGGACTCAGAGGGATTTACTGGGTTGATTACacattttacaacactgaatggGCTGATGAAAGATAAAATGGGCCTGGAAATTCCTTTGCACAACTGCAAAGGGTCTGTCTGTTTCGAATTGGCTGAACTTGCAAAGAATATTGTGAGTGTTGATATCATTTGTAGTATTCCACTCCTGACCTTTCACTAGGATTTTCCTTTACCCAGTCAATTCATTTCCTGTTTAAATCTCCCTAAGTGACATCACATCACAGCAGGAAAACCTCATCTCCTGTGAGATGTTCAACTCACTGGCCTGAAGGTCAAAGTTCTCTGTACTGACTGAATAAGCAGCATTTGTTGAAATTGTTCTATTTAATTGGAAAGTAGAATGTTGTCTTCCTCTTTCTCTTGCAAAGTTGCTAAAATTTCTGAATGTTTTTTTGATTGCATGCCCAAttatttcaggaacagttgcctTGACTGATTCCTCTTGCTCTAGTCTAGAGGATCCTGTTGAACCAAAACTCAAAGTTACATCGAACCCTCCCTGTAGTTTCAATGGCCTCCTTGTGATAGGGAAAGCTCCGACAGAACTATCAACAGAACACTCTTCACTGAAGGCCATAACTCTGAACTAAACGACAGTGTCTGATTGAACAATGTATCGAGGTTATACCACATAGTACATGCAATTCACAAAGACACTTTTACACTTCTAAACAGTAATATATGCATTACTCAGGAGCACACTAGAATTATACAATGCAGATTAACACCTCACACCTGACAGAGCTCATTGGCTACTGTGTCGCAGAGATCATTATTGTTTTGGGAGTCTGGTATCAGATATGCAGATGATAAGGGTCAACTGTCATTGGCAGCAGACTGTAGCTCAAGTCTCTGTGTCCAAGACAACAAAAAGTAAGTAATGAACTAAGATAAATAGATTGATCTCTGATTGAAATCAGTCATTACGGGAAGCTGCAGGAGTCAGTGATGAACCTCAAGAATTTATCATCAATGTTACTGACTTGGAtgaaggaatggagttagagagtcacagagtgacagagcaatacagcatggatacaggccctttggcccaacaaatTCATGCTGACCAAGCTGCTAACCATCTGATCCCAGTTACCTGTGTCTGGGTCATATCCCTTAAAGTCCCAAGCCCTCCAtgtagtatacagaataaggtagatgaatgtgtcgcacagttgcagattggcaggtatgatgttgtaggcatcacagcATCATgattgaaagattatagctgggagcttaaagtCCAAGTATACACGTTGTATCAAACGGATCGGCAGGAAGGTAATGTGGACAGTGCTGCTAGTTggtaaaaacagaaattaaatcaTCAGAAagagtgacatagggtcagaaggtgttgaatcagtggatagagctaaggaactgcaaggataaaaaggcCCTGATGGAAGTTGTATATAGACCTCATGTTGGTGTgtagccaagtggttaaggcatttgtctagtgatctgaaggtcgccagttcgagccttggctgaggctgtgtgtgtgtccttgagcaaggcacttaaccacacattgctcaccggtgccaagctgtatgggttctaatgtccttcccttggacaacattggttgcttggagaggggagacttgccggtcttccataaaaaccttgcccagccctggaaactttccaaggtgcaaatccacatatagacccccaaacagtagtaaattacaatgggagatagaaaaggcataccagaatcagaatcaggtttattatcaccggcatgtgacatgacatttgttaacttagcagcagcagttcaatgcaatacataatatagaagagagagagattatgttttgcattgaactgctgctgctaagttaacaaatttcatgtcacatgccagtgataataaacctgattctgatctgccttttctatctcccattgtaatttgtagaccacattcttacacataattgatttacctgttttttaaataaaacataataaataaacaagtaaatcaattatgtgtattgaatagattattaaaaatgtgcaaaaacagaaatactgtatattaaaaaaaagtgaggtagtgtccaaagcttcaaatccatttaggaatcggatggcagaggggaagaagctgttcctgaatcgctgagtgtgtgccttcaggctcctgtatctcctaacactgagaaaagggcatgccctgggtgctggaggtctttaataatggacactgcctttctgagacaccgcttcctaaagatgtcctggatactttgtaggctagtgcccaaaatggagctgaatagatttacaaccttctgcagcttctttcagtcctatgcagtagcccctctataccagacagtgatgcagtctgtcagaatgctctccaaggtacaactatagaagcttttgaatgtatttgttgacatgccaaatcgcttcaaactcctaataaagtatagccgctgccttgccttctttatgactacatcaatttattgggaccaggttagatcctcagagatcttgacacccaggaacttgaagctgctcactctctccacttctgatccctctatgaggattggtttgtgttcctttgtcttactcttcctgaagtccacaatcagctctttcgtcttactgatgttgagtgccaggttgttgctgcggcaccactccactagtcggcatatctcactcctgtacgccctctcatcaccatctgagaccCTATCAACATGGGCAATGCCAATGCACCCAGTAGCCAAGGAAAATAGGGCTGTCAGTTATCTATGGTGATTTTAAGTTCGCCATCAACCCAGTCAATAAATAGTCAATAACCATTTTCCAAGATGGAGGATATATTtgaaaacctttctggaggaaaacacttcagcaaagtggacttggcTGAGGCCTATGTACAAATCGAGGTGGAAGAAGAGCCCAAAGTATTTCTCACCATAaccactcacaaagggctttaccATGATAA contains:
- the LOC140738834 gene encoding snaclec A9-like, with the translated sequence MMLMWVLVVTTLFVSDVAGMGNSSELEETLRSFGELTRGPCEVGWFVYQRTRSCYRCFNSTKTWKDAEMSCNREKHYGQLASVTSCEHNEFISKVVKRVTRGSRAVWIGFKDFCKNGNFLWSDETSVRYMNWAEGRPLDPKRKQLCTYTNSGFSTWFDINCNSRLYYVCAYKYH